CGCGATCTCAGCCAGATGATCCGGCAGGGATTGTTCCGCGAAGATCTCTATTATCGTCTCAATGTCGTGCCGATCCGGTTGCCGCCGCTGCGCGAGCGATTGGATGACGTTCCCGATCTGGCGCAACATTTCCTGCGCCTGGCGCAGCGGGACGGAGAAGCGCCCAAGACCATCGCGCCCGATGCCCTGCGGCTGATGCAGGCCTATGCCTGGCCCGGCAATATTCGTGAACTGGAAAATCTCGTCCGCCGCCTGTCGGCGCTCCATGCCGACGAGCAGATTTCCCTTGAGATCGTGCAGAACGAACTCCATGTCGGCGACCGTCCGGCGGCGACCGGCCTTCCCATGGACATCGCCATGGCCGTCGAGACCCATATAAGCCAGATGCTGCGGGAATATGAACCCGACCTGCCGCCGCCCGGCCTCTATCAGCGGGTCATCGACAAGGTGGAGGGCCCGCTGATCGCCATGGCGCTCAATGCCTGCGGCGGCAACCAGATCAAGGCCGCCGATCTGCTCGGCCTCAATCGCAACACGCTGCGCAAGAAGATACGCATGCACAATATCGAGATCGTCAAGCACAGCCGCCGCAATTGAGACCGAGCAAGGCAAAGCAAGGCTGTCACGCCTCACCCGACGTCATTCCCGCGAAAGCGGGAATCTCCGGTACCAAACCGAGGCCCCCGCTTTCGCGGGGGTGACTGTCCGAGCAGGACGCGCCATCACCCTATCCGGTAAAACTGCGCACCAGCGAGCCGGCCACCAGATACCAGCCATCGACCAGCACGAAGAAGATCAGCTTAAACGGCAGCGAGATGACCACCGGCGGCAGCATCATCATGCCCATGCTCATAAGCACCGAGGCCACCACCATGTCGATGATGACGAAGGGCAGGAACAGCAGGAAGCCGATTTCGAAGGCCCGGCGCAACTCGGAGATCATGAAGGCGGGGATCAGCAATTGCAGCGGAATGGCTTCCGGTTGATCCGGCGGCTGCGCCTCGGTCAGGTCGTAGAACAGCGCCAAATCCTTGTCGCGCACATTGCTGCGCATGAATTCGTGGACCGGAACCACGCCGGCCTCGAAGGCTTCGGCAAATTCGATCTCACCGGCCATCAGCGGCGCAATGCCCTGATCGTAGCTTTGCTGCAAGACCGGCTGCATGATGAACAGCGTCAGGAACAGCGCCAGCGAGATCATCACCGAATTGGGCGGGGCCGTTTGCAGACCGATCGCGGTGCGCAGCAGCGACAGCACCACGACGATGCGGGTGAAGCTGGTCACCATCACCAGGATTGACGGCGCCAGCGACAGCAGCGTGATCAGCCCGATCAGCTGGATCGCCCGCTCGGTCAGCGTCGTGTCGTCGCCGAAATCGATGGAAAGGTCCTGCGCCTGGACCGGCGCGGTGAGGGCCAGCAGCAGCCCTCCACCCACGAGCAATGGCAGCCAGCGCAACCAGCCCCGGCGTGCCGGATCAGCCCTGTTTGGCTTCGTCTCTGCCGTCGTGTTCAAGCGCCGCGCCTTCGGTGATCTCGCCACTACGGGTTTCATTAGCTGAGTCGGGCCCGCTTACGGCCGAAATGTCCGGGTTTTGCCCGGTTTCGGCGCCTTCCTGCCCCTCCGTCTGGCGCATCAGGCCCGTCCGCCGCAACGATACCCGCGTCTTGCGGTCGCCGGCATGGCCCGCTTTCTGCAAATGCTCCAGCAAGGTGTCCGGCTCGCCCTTGGGCACCGCTGCGGCAGGCCGGACCGTTTCCACCACCGGAACGGGCGCGGGAGCCGGGCCGGGCGTCGGGCGCCGCATCGGGGGTTGCGGCAATGGCCGCCGTGCTGGCTGCGCCACCGGCGCTTCCTCCACCGCGATGCCGGTTTCCACCACCAGGTCCTGCGGCCCGCCGGTCAGGATGACATGCTCGACATTGTCGCGCCGCACGATCATCAATTGCCGCTTCTGGTCCAGCGCCAGCGTCTCCACCACGCCCAGGCGCCGGCTGCGGCCGCGCACGCCATTGCTGGACACCTTGAACACGACCTTCATCAGCCACACCGCCAGCACGATCAGCACGATTACCGCGCCGAGCGCAAAGAGCATGGTCAGGATGGTATTGCCGCTGCCGCCGAACAGGCCGGTTATGAATTGCACGAATAAAACTCCCATTGCGTCCGCTCGCGAGCGCGCTGTCATATAGGCCGATAACGGCCATGGCCACCACCGCAATCGAATCTGGCCGGCACTTCCTGCCTAGTTAGCCGACAGGTTAGGCAAATTGCGAGGCCTGTCACGGTCAGCGTTAGCAGTCTGTTAACCAATACTTAACCATGGCTGGGCAGAATTTGCCCATCAGGACTCGTTTGGAGGCCGGCCCATGGGCCTTATGGATATGCCGGTTTTCTCGGCGCTGACCGACAAAATGCGCTGGCACCAGACCCGCCAGGGCCTGCTGGCGGAGAACGTCGCCAATGCCGAAACTCCCGGATACCGGGGCCGCGACCTCAAGCAATTCGACACCGATAACCGGCTCACGGCAATGAGTTCGGCCACGATTTCCACCGCCATCACCCAGCCGATGCACTTTTCGGCATCGTCTGGGGTAGCGGGCTTCGACGCTCAGCGCATGGCCAATTTCGAGATCACCCCCAAGGGCAACGGCGTCACCCTGGAAGAAGAAATGATGAAGGTCACGACCAATATGATGGACTATCAGGCCGCGACCTCCCTCTACCAGAAATCCATCCGCATCCTGCGCGTCGCGCTGGGCAAGAACGCATAAGGCTTTGATCTATGGACTTTAATTCGTCCCTCCGCATCGCCGCTACCGGATTGCAGGCCCAGACGGCCCGCATGCGCGTCATCGCGGAAAACATCGCCAATGCCGATTCCGCCGGCAAGGCTCCGGGCGACGAACCCTATCGCCGGCGCATCCCGACCTTCCAGGCCGTGCTCGACCACGAAGTGGGCGGCCGCGTCGTCGAGGTCGGGCGGCTGGCCTATGACATGAGCGATTTCACCTCGCGGTTCGAGCCCGGCCATCCGGCCGCCGACGCCAGCGGCTATGTGCAATATCCCAACGTCAACACGCTGATCGAAACCGTGGACATGCGCGAGGCCCAGCGCAGCTACGAGGCCAATCTCAACGTCGTCACCGTAACCCGCCAGATGCTCGGGCGCACGCTCGACATCCTGCGCGGCTGATTTTTCTTAAAGGGCGCCAGCCATGGCCATCAACACACCATTCAACGCCGCCGCTGCCGCCTATGGCAATGCCAGCCGCCTGATCAACCAGGCCGCCAAGCCGGCCACCGACCTCACGGCCAATGCCGCTGCCGGCGGCAATAATTTCGCCGACCTTCTGGCCCAGAACGTGCAGGGGATCATTGATCAGGGCAAGACCTCCGACCAGATGGCCATGGACATGATCAGCGGCAAGGCCAATGTCGTCGACATGGTCACGGCCCTGTCCGAAACCGAAATGGCCATCGAAAGCATGGTCACCATTCGTGACCGCGTCATTTCGGCCTATGAAGAAATCCTGCGAATGCCGATCTAGCACTGTCTCCGAGGCGCGGGGCAGATCGTGCTAGGCTGGACGCTGTGATTCCATTGGAACCCTCGCCATGACCGGCGCCGAAGTGCTCGACATCGCCACGCAGGGCATATGGACCCTGCTCATCGTCTCCCTGCCGATGATGCTCGTGGGTCTGACGGTCGGCGTGGTCATCGCCCTGTTTCAGGCGCTGACGCAGATTCAGGAAATGACCCTGGTCTTCGTGCCCAAGATCATCGCCATCTTCGTCACCATGCTGATCGCCCTGCCGTTTCTCGGCGCGACCATGGCCGCCTATATGGACCGGGTGATCGACATGATCATCGTGGGCTTCTGAGGTGACGGTCAGCCTCGACTGGCTCCCGGCCACTGCCTTTACCTACATCATTCTCTTTGCGCGCATCGGCGCCGTGATGATGCTGATGCCGGCTCTGGGCGAACAGATGATCCCCATGCGGCTGCGCCTGAGCTTCGCCCTGGCCTTCACGCTCGTGGTCTTTCCGCTTCTGAGCGGGGTCATCCCCGCCATGCCCGCCGATCTTGGCGGCATGGTAGCGATCCTGGGCCACGAACTGGCGGTCGGATTGATGATCGGCGCCATCGTCCGCATCACCGTCATGGCGACGCAGGTGGCGGGAGCTATCGTCGCGTTCCAGACCGGGCTGTCCGGCGCCCTGACCGCCGACCCGACCATGAGCGGCATGCAGGGCGCGGTCTTTGCCAGCTTCCTGTCCTTTCTCGGCATCACGCTGATCTTCGCCACCGATCTGCATCATGTGGCGCTGGCGGCGATCTATGACAGCTACATGGTGTTCTCGCCGGCCGATCCGCTGATGGTCGAGGATGCGATGCAATTGGCCATCCGTACCGTGGCCGGCGCTTTTTCTGTCGGCGTGCAAATGGCGGCGCCGTTCATCGTCTTTGGCCTGGTTTTCAACCTCGGCGCCGGCATCCTGGCGCGGCTGATGCCGCAATTGCAGGTCTATTTCATCCTCATGCCGGCCAATATTATTGTCGGTCTGCTGCTTTTCGCCGTTCTTCTGTCGATGATGATGGGCTGGTATCTCACCGCATTCGAGAACCACCTGGCGATGTGGAGGGGCTAGACCATGTCGACTGAAGCCCCCGAAAAGGACTCCAAAACAGAAGACCCTTCCCAAAAGAAGCTCGAAGACGCCCACAAGAAAGGCGATGTCGCCAAGAGTCAGGAAGTGACCACCTGGTTCATGCTGCTGGGATCGGCCATAATCTTCACGATGATGGCGCCCTGGGTCGGATCCAATCTCACCGGTTCGCTCGGCCTCATCATCATGAATGCCGATCAGTTCGACGTGACCGGCGCCGGCTTCTCGCAATTCTTCAACGGCCTGGCGCTCGTCATGCTGCTGGTCGTCTTCGCGCCGCTTTCAGTGCTCTATGTCTGCGGCATCCTGGCCAATCTGATCCAGCACCGGCCGGTCTGGTCGGCGGAGCCGATCACCCCCAAATTATCCAAAATCTCGCCGCTCTCCGGCGCCAAGCGCCTGTTCTCCACCGAGGCGCTGGTCAATTTCGGCAAGGGCCTGTTCAAGATCGCCGTGGTGGGCACGGTGGTGATCGTCGTCTGCTGGCCCGAACGGGACCGGCTCGACACGATGATGACCGCCGATCCGCTGCTGATCCTGTTCAATTTTCAGGAGATCGGCATCAAGGTCTTCGCGGCGACGCTGGCCATCGTCACCGCCATTGCCGCCGCCGACTATTTCTACGTTCGTCAGAAATGGTGGAAGCGGCAGATGATGACGGTCCAGGAAACCCGCGACGAATACAAGCAGATGGAAGGCGATCCGCACGTCAAGGGCCGCATCCGCCAATTGCGCCAGGAGCGCGCCCGCAAGCGCATGATGGCGGCCGTCCCCGACGCCACGGTGGTCATTACCAACCCGACCCACTTTGCCGTGGCGCTCAAATACGACAAGGCCATGGCCGCACCGAAATGCGTCGCCAAAGGCGCCGATGCGATCGCCCTGCGCATCCGTGAACTGGCCAATGAGCATGACGTGCCCATCGTCGAGAACCCGCCTTTGGCCCGCGCCCTCTTTGCCTCCGTCGAGGTGGATGACGTTATCCCGGCCGAACACTTCAAAGCGGTCGCCGAAGTGATCGGCTTCGTTATGCGATTGCAGCAGGGCAAGAGCGGCTGGCGAGCCGACAATTAGTGGGCAAAGTCCCGCATCGGAGTGGGACGCGAGCTGGTGTCACATTTTGGCAACAATTGTCTTGAAGGGTCTGGCGAATTGAGTCAGGCTTCGCCCTCCATCGAAAATGCGCCCCGTTCGGGGCTGCCGATGGCGGGATTTAGGTGCTGGGTCGGCACATGGCTGAGCGGAGGTTGTTAGGGGTTCATGGCCGATCTGGTCTCAGCCACGGATAAACAGGCGATTGCTCGCCCGGCTGAGGCGCGGCCGTGGCGCCGGCCGTTCATGGGCATGCAACAGGACCGTGCGCTGCGCGTACTCGGCTTCGGGGTGGTGTTCGCCTCGGTGCTGATGTCGACGATGTCGTTCCTGATCCTGTCCGACACCACGGGAATAGAGCCGTCGCCCGGCGTATGGACGATCATCTGGATCGTTACCGGCATATTGGTGCTATTGGTGATCGCGCTGGTCGTGACCGAGGCCGTGCTATTGCTGCAGGCGCGTATGCGCCGCGCGCCCGGATCGGGATTGCAGGTGCGCATGGTGACCATGTTCGCCTTCGTCGCCGCGGTTCCGGCGGCGCTGGTCGCCGTGGTTGCCACCATCGCCCTCAACCAGGGTCTCGATCAATGGTTCTCCGAACGCACCCGCGCCATGGTGGAAAGCTCACGGTTGGTCGCGCGTTCCTATATGCTCGAACACGCTCAGGTGCTGCGCGACGATATCATCTGGGTCGCCACCGAACTGGAACAGGCGCATAGCACCTTCGAAAATGATCCGGAACGCTTCGAGCGGATTCTGACCGCGCTGGCCGTGACGCGCTCATTGCCGTTCACCTCCCTGATCGACCGCAATGGCGGCACTTTCATCCGGGCGCAGATCAACGTTGCCGGCGCCTATCCGCGGCTGCCGGACGGCATCACCCAAGGCGTGGTGGAAGGCATTCCCACGGCCATTGCGCCGGGTACGACCAATCTGGTCGGCTCGGTCATCAAGCTGCGCGGCTATGACGAAACCTATCTGTTCGTGGCGCGTCCGGTTGATGCGGAAGTGCTTCAATATATGCGCCTAACCGACGAGAATATAACGGAATATCGGGAATATGCGTCCAATCGGCTCGTGTTCCAGATCACGTTCACCATCATGTATGTCGGCCTGGCCGTGGTGCTGCTTCTGGCGGCGCTCTGGATCGGGATCGCGCTGGCCAACCGCTTCGTGGATCCGATCCGTAATCTGATGATTGCCTCGCGAAGGGTCAGCTCCGGCGATCTCGACGTGCAGGTGCCGGTGCAGGAGGGCAGGGGCGATCTGCGCGATCTCTCCAACGGCTTCAATCGCATGATCCAGCAGCTCAAGACGCAGCGCGAGGAACTGCTCAAGGCCAATGAGGTGAATGAAAAACGCCGGCAATTCACCGAGGCGGTGGTGGAAGGCGTGTCGGCCGGCATTATTGGTCTCGACCCTTTTGGCGCCGTCACCCTGGTCAATGCCCGCGCCTGCGAAATGCTCGGCAAGACCGAAATCGAACTGATGGGCGAGCGCATGGAGGCCATTCTGCCCGAAATCGCGCCGACCATGGAAAAGGCCCGTTCGGCCCGGCGCGGACAGGTGCGCGACCAGATCCAACTCGGCAACGAAACCGATCGCCGCATCTATCAGGTGCAGCTGACGCGGGAAGGCTCGATCACCGAATCCAAGGGTTATGTGCTGACCTTCGATGACATCACCGATCTCGAATCGGCCCAGCGCACCAGCGCCTGGGCCGATGTGGCGCGCCGTATCGCCCATGAAATCAAAAATCCCCTGACCCCCATCCAGCTCTCCGCCGAGCGGCTGCGTCGCCGCTATGGCAATAAGCTCGAGGACGACAGGGAGGTCTTCGACAAGTGCATCAATACGATCGTCCGTCAGGTGGGCGATATCGGCCGCATGGTCGATGAATTCTCCGCCTTTGCCCGCATGCCGGAATCCGCGCCCGAAATGGCCGATCTCAGCGATACCGTCCGTCAGGCCGTGTTTCTGGAAAGCGTGCGCCTGCCCGAGGTCAATATCGTCACCTTGCTGCCCGATGACGCCATCCATGCCTGGTTCGACAACCGGCTGGTGTCGCAGGTCCTCACCAATCTCATCAAGAACGCGGTCGAGGCCTTCGAAGGCATTCCGCTGTCCGAAGAGTGGCAGCCCACCATTATCGTCGAAGCGCATATCGAGGATAATCATGCCCGCGTTGCGGTGTCCGATAACGGCAAGGGCTGGCCCGGCGACAATCGCCAGCGCCTGCTCGAGCCCTATATGACCACCCGGGAAAAGGGCACCGGGCTCGGCCTGGCCATCGTCGCCAGGATCATCGAGCAGCATGGCGGCATTGTCGAGTTGATCGACGCCGAACCCGATCCGCAGGGCCGGACCGGGGCCTGCGTAACCTTTACCCTTCCTTTGCATTCACCTGCGAAGGCCACCAGCGAAGACGAAGCCGCAGCGGCGGACATCACTTCATCCCAACAGGAGGAGCCGCCGCTTTCCGCGGTTGTTCAGAAGTAAATGGCTTTGGATATTTTGATTATAGACGACGAGGATGACATCCGCGATCTGATCGCCGGCATCCTGGAAGACGAAGGCTTCGAGGCGCGGCAGGCGCATGACGCCGATAGCGGCCTCAACGAAATTGCGCGCCGCCGGCCCAGCCTGGTGTTTCTGGACATCTGGATGCAAGGGTCGCGCCTCGACGGGCTGCAATTGCTCGATGTGTTCCAGACCCAGCATCCGGACATGCCCGTCGTGATGATCTCCGGTCACGGCAATGTCGAAACCGCCGTATCTGCGATCCGCCGCGGCGCCTACGACTATATCGAGAAGCCTTTCAAGATCGACCGGCTGCTGCACATCACCCAGCGGGCCATGGAAGCCACGCGCCTGCGCAGCGAGGTTGCCGAACTCAAGGAGCGCTCGGCGAGCAAAAGCGTGGACATGGTAGGCTCGTCTCCGGCCCTCCAGCAGGTGAAGGGCATAATCGAGAAATCGGCGCCCACCAATTCGCGCATCTTCATCTCCGGCCCCTCCGGCGCCGGCAAAGGCCTGGTGGCCCGCCTGATCCATCAGCGCAGCCCGCGCATCAACGCCCCCTTTGTCGAGATCAATGCCTCGCTTTACGCCCCTGACGAGGTGCCCGTCGTCCTGTTCGGCCGCGAGGCGCGGGAAAAGAATGGCCTTCTCAAAGTGGAGGTGGGGGCGCTGGAGCGCGCCCATGGCGGCACGCTCTACCTGTCGGAGGTGACCACGCTGCCGCAGCAAGTGCAGACCACGCTGTTGCGCACCTTGGTGGAAAACCGCTTCAATCGCGTCGGTGGCTCGCAGGCGGTGCCGATCGACGTCCGCATTATTTCGTCGAGTTCGCAGAATGTCGCCGCCCAGATCGAAACCGGCGAATTCCGCTCCGATCTGTTCCATCGTCTCTCCATCGTGCCCTTGCCATTGACGCCGCTGCGCGACCGCCGCGAAGACGTGCCGCCACTGGTTTCGGTCTTCATCGACCAGGTCTGTCGCATGCATAATCTTCAGCGCCTGACCATCGGCGGCGACGCCATGGCGGTCTTGCAGGCCCAGGAATGGCCGGGCAATGCGCGGCAATTGCGCAATTCCATCGAGCGCCTGCTCATCCTGATGAAGGACCAGCAGCCCGACGATGGAATCATCACCGCCACCATGCTGCCGTCCGATATCGGCGAGGTGCTGCCGACAGTGGGCGACGCCGATGCCTCGGCGCATCTCATGAGCCTGCCGCTCCGCGATGCGCGCGAAGTCTTCGAACGGCAATACCTGCTGGCGCAGATCGAACGATTTGGCGGCAATATCTCCAAGACCGCCGAATTCGTCGGCATGGAACGCAGCGCGCTGCACCGCAAGATCAAGTCGCTGGGGCTATAGCAAGGCAGAAAATGACTGGATGCCATGCATTTGCGGCGGGTAGGCAGGTACAAGCTTCTGTGCCATAATGGCCGACATATGATAAATCTGGACGTTAAGAACTGGGCGGCAGTTCTTCGAGTCCGGGCGCAAGCGATTGCGACGACAACAGCGACAATCAATGCCGCGGCAAAAGAGGCCACCAATGGCTAGCGAAAAGCAGCAAAACCTGCAGGATTCCTTCCTCAATCACGTCAGAAAGCAGAAGGTCCCGGTCACCATCTTTCTGGTCAACGGGGTCAAGCTGCAGGGCGTAATCACCTGGTTCGATAATTTCTGTCTGCTGCTGCGCCGAGACGCACAGTCGCAACTGGTCTATAAGCACGCCATTTCCACGATCATGCCGGGCGCGCCGATCCAGTTATTCGACCCCGAGCAAAGCACCGACAACGACTGACGGATTTACATGGGCGAATTTGACGAGGACGGGAACGCCATTGCCGGCGGCCCTCAGCCCTATATCGATCGGCAGGAAATGCCGACGCGGGCGGGCCTTGTCTGCCCCGATATACGCGGGAAAGCCGCTTATCACGACATAAATGCGCGGCAGGCCGAGTTCGAAGGGCTGGCCGGTGCCATCCGACTCGACATCGTTTTTTCCGAAGTGATGCGGGTGCGGGAAGTCCGGCCGGCCACATATCTGGGCGCCGGGCATGTGCAGACACTGGCGGAACGCGTCAAGGCCGACGACATAGAATTACTGCTTGTCGACGCGGCGCTTTCGCCGATCCAGCAGCGCAACCTCGAGCGTGAAACCGGCGCCAAGGTGCTCGACCGTACCGCGCTGATCCTCGAAATTTTTGGCGAGCGGGCGGCGACACGCGAAGGCGTATTGCAGGTCGAGCTCGCGCATCTCAATTACCAGAAAAGCCGCCTGGTGCGCTCCTGGACCCACCTTGAGCGCCAGCGTGGCAGTGGCGGCATGGGATTCATGGGCGGTCCGGGAGAAACCCAGATCGAAAGCGACCGCCGCCAGATCGGCGACCGTATCGCACTGCTCGAAGATCGGCTCGAAAAGGTAAAAAGGACCCGGACGCAGCAGCGCCGGCAGCGCACGCGCGCCCAGCTTCCGGTTATAGCCCTCGTCGGTTACACCAATGCTGGAAAATCGAGTATTTTCAACAGGTTGACCGGGGCAGGGGTGTTCGCCGAAAACCTGCTCTTCGCCACGCTCGACACCACGGTGCGCAAGATCGAATTGCCGCATGGCCGTGAGGTGATGCTGAGCGATACGGTGGGTTTCGTCGCCGATCTGCCGCATGATCTGGTCGCCGCTTTCCGGGCGACGCTCGAAGAGGTGACGGACGCGGATATCATCCTGCATGTCCGCGACATCGCCAATCCCGACCATGCGGCGCAGGCGCAAGACGTGCTGGCCGTGCTTGAGGAACTGGGGGTTTCCTCGGAAACCACGCCGATTATCGAGCTCTGGAATAAAATCGATCTGCTCGAAGCCGGCAACCTGGCATTGGCCACAGCGGCGCCCGCCGGCAAGGTGATCGCCGCCATGCCGGTTTCGGCGCATACGGGGCAGGGGCTCGATGCGCTGCTGCTCGAGATCGAAAAGACGCTGGGCGAGCAGGGGCGCACCTATCAGGTCCATGTCCCGCATGCCGCCGGCAGCGATATCGGCTGGCTCCACAGCCATGTCGAAGTGATTTCACGCGAGGAGCCCACGGAGCAGGGCTCCGATTTCGTGGTCCGTGTCGATCCGCGCCATCGCTCGGAATTCCTCGAACGCTTCAACGGACGGATTTCCGCGCCCGAGCTTTAGCCTTTATCGGCAGCCCGGACCTCGTTCCAATAGCTGTCGAGGCGGTCCAGCCCAGCCGCGTCCGGCGCGATCCCGTCCTCGCGGCAGCGCTTTTCGACATAGTGGAAGCGACGGGTGAACTTGCTGTTGGCATCGCGCAATGCCGCCTCGGGATCGATATTGGCCTTGCGCGCCAGATTGGCGACGGCAAACAGCAGATCGCCGATTTCCTCGCGTAAAGCCGCATGGTCACCCGACGCTTCGGCCTGCGCCACTTCCGCCAATTCCTCCGCTACCTTGGCGCGCACTGCCGCCATATCCGGCCAGTCGAACCCGACCTTGGCCGCGCGCTTGGTGAGCTTCTCGGCTCGAGCCAGGGCAGGGAGCACTTGTGGCACATCATCGAGCAGGGAGGGCTCGGCTTCGCCCTTGCGCTCGGCCTTGGCAGCGCGTTCCTTGGCCTTGATCGCCTCCCAGCGATTTTGCGCATCGTCCGCACCGTCGGCTACCACATCGCCGAATACGTGCGGATGGCGGCGAACCAGTTTTTCGGTGATGGCATAGACCACGTCGCCAATGTCGAAATGGCCGGCCTCCTTGGCCATTTGCGCGTGGTAGATCGGTTGCAGCAGCAGGTCGCCCAATTCCTCGCGAAGATCGGCAAAATCCTCGCGCTCGATCGCGTCGGCGACCTCATAGGCTTCCTCGATCGTATAATGCCGGATCGAGCGAAAGTCCTGCTCCAGGTCCCAGGCGCAACCGCCATCCGGGTTTCGAAGCGCCGCCATGATGTCGATGAGGCGAGAAATGTCGCGAGATGGCTGCATGGCGGAAATCCTGAGAATCGATTGAATCGCAGCTTAGCAAAGCTCGGGGGAGATGCCGAAGGCGGCTTTGCAGGGCGCCAATACGCATATCCTGTTTTCGCATAATATATATTATGGAACTTTTATCTGTTTGAAATCCAGAAATTGCAGGGCCTTCAGCTTATATCATCCAGTGCGGACCGTGGATAAGTTGGGATCTATCGGTTGAGAATGCGTCCGGTCAGTATGTCGATCTGCATGCCATCGAAGGCTGGCGTGACATTGTCTGGCGTCTCCTCCTCGAGCGTGGCGTAGTCGAGATCGATATGCATATCCGTCAGCACCGCCTGGCGCGGCTGGAAGCGCTCGATCAGTTCCAAGGTTTCCGGCAGGCTGAGATGGCTGGGATGTGGTGTCGGCCGCAGCGCGTCGATGATCCAGATATCGAGCCCGCTGATCGCCGTGTGCGCGCTGTCGGGAATGCCGGACAGATCGCAGCTATAGGCCAGATTGCGCACCCGGAAACCCAGCGAGTCGATGTCGCCATGCAATTGCCGGAAGGCCTGTATTTCCAGTGTTCCACCTGGACCGTCGACGGCGATCGTGTCGCCGGGTGCGATCTCATGGCCATTCAGGATCGGCGGATAATTGCCGCCCAGCGGCGTTGAAAAACAATAGCCGAAGGCTTCGCGCAGCCGCTCGCCGCATTCGCGGGTGAAATAAACGTCGACGCGCCGGCGATTATGCAAGGCCAGCACCCGCAGATCGTCGATGCCATGGGTATGGTCGGCATGCTCATGAGTGTAGAAAACGGCATCGACGCGATCGACATGTGCATCGAGCAATTGCTCGCGCAGATCGGCGCCGGTATCGATCAAAACCCTGGTGGGCTGGTCGTTTCCCTGGCGCCACGCCTCGATCAGCAACGAGCAGCGGCGGCGGCGATTGCGCGGTTCATGAGGATCGCAAATTCCCCAATCATTGCCGATCCGCGGCACTCCGCCAGATGAGCCGCAGCCCAGAATGGTGGCGATGATACGCTCCGGCGCGGCCATGCTCAGCTCACGCCGGTTTTGGCGAACAGCCGACCGAAATTCGCGGTCGTTTCGCGGCCCACCTGTTCGAGGCTAAGTCCCCGGATTTCCGCGACTTTTTCCGCGGTGTGACGCACGAAACTGGGTTCGTTGGACTGGCCGCGATGCGGTATCGGGGCGAGATATGGCGCATCGGTTTCGACGAGGTAGCGATCGGCAGGAACGATACGCGCAACCTCTTGTATTTCCTGCGCATTTTTGAAGGTGACGATGCCGGAAAACGAAATATAGCCGCCCAGGGCAAGGGCTCGCTGCGCCAATTCCATGCCGGCGGTGAAGCAATGCAGGACGAAGGGGAAGGCCCCCTGCCCGGCTTCTTCTTCGAGGATGGCGGCCATGTCTTCATCGGCTTGCCGGCTGTGGATAATCAGTGGAAGATTGGTGATCCGCGCAGCCGCGATATGGCGGCGAAGGCCGGTGGCCTGAGCGTCGCGG
This genomic stretch from Devosia sp. YIM 151766 harbors:
- a CDS encoding PAS domain-containing sensor histidine kinase; translated protein: MADLVSATDKQAIARPAEARPWRRPFMGMQQDRALRVLGFGVVFASVLMSTMSFLILSDTTGIEPSPGVWTIIWIVTGILVLLVIALVVTEAVLLLQARMRRAPGSGLQVRMVTMFAFVAAVPAALVAVVATIALNQGLDQWFSERTRAMVESSRLVARSYMLEHAQVLRDDIIWVATELEQAHSTFENDPERFERILTALAVTRSLPFTSLIDRNGGTFIRAQINVAGAYPRLPDGITQGVVEGIPTAIAPGTTNLVGSVIKLRGYDETYLFVARPVDAEVLQYMRLTDENITEYREYASNRLVFQITFTIMYVGLAVVLLLAALWIGIALANRFVDPIRNLMIASRRVSSGDLDVQVPVQEGRGDLRDLSNGFNRMIQQLKTQREELLKANEVNEKRRQFTEAVVEGVSAGIIGLDPFGAVTLVNARACEMLGKTEIELMGERMEAILPEIAPTMEKARSARRGQVRDQIQLGNETDRRIYQVQLTREGSITESKGYVLTFDDITDLESAQRTSAWADVARRIAHEIKNPLTPIQLSAERLRRRYGNKLEDDREVFDKCINTIVRQVGDIGRMVDEFSAFARMPESAPEMADLSDTVRQAVFLESVRLPEVNIVTLLPDDAIHAWFDNRLVSQVLTNLIKNAVEAFEGIPLSEEWQPTIIVEAHIEDNHARVAVSDNGKGWPGDNRQRLLEPYMTTREKGTGLGLAIVARIIEQHGGIVELIDAEPDPQGRTGACVTFTLPLHSPAKATSEDEAAAADITSSQQEEPPLSAVVQK
- a CDS encoding sigma-54 dependent transcriptional regulator yields the protein MALDILIIDDEDDIRDLIAGILEDEGFEARQAHDADSGLNEIARRRPSLVFLDIWMQGSRLDGLQLLDVFQTQHPDMPVVMISGHGNVETAVSAIRRGAYDYIEKPFKIDRLLHITQRAMEATRLRSEVAELKERSASKSVDMVGSSPALQQVKGIIEKSAPTNSRIFISGPSGAGKGLVARLIHQRSPRINAPFVEINASLYAPDEVPVVLFGREAREKNGLLKVEVGALERAHGGTLYLSEVTTLPQQVQTTLLRTLVENRFNRVGGSQAVPIDVRIISSSSQNVAAQIETGEFRSDLFHRLSIVPLPLTPLRDRREDVPPLVSVFIDQVCRMHNLQRLTIGGDAMAVLQAQEWPGNARQLRNSIERLLILMKDQQPDDGIITATMLPSDIGEVLPTVGDADASAHLMSLPLRDAREVFERQYLLAQIERFGGNISKTAEFVGMERSALHRKIKSLGL
- the hfq gene encoding RNA chaperone Hfq, producing MASEKQQNLQDSFLNHVRKQKVPVTIFLVNGVKLQGVITWFDNFCLLLRRDAQSQLVYKHAISTIMPGAPIQLFDPEQSTDND
- the hflX gene encoding GTPase HflX; its protein translation is MGEFDEDGNAIAGGPQPYIDRQEMPTRAGLVCPDIRGKAAYHDINARQAEFEGLAGAIRLDIVFSEVMRVREVRPATYLGAGHVQTLAERVKADDIELLLVDAALSPIQQRNLERETGAKVLDRTALILEIFGERAATREGVLQVELAHLNYQKSRLVRSWTHLERQRGSGGMGFMGGPGETQIESDRRQIGDRIALLEDRLEKVKRTRTQQRRQRTRAQLPVIALVGYTNAGKSSIFNRLTGAGVFAENLLFATLDTTVRKIELPHGREVMLSDTVGFVADLPHDLVAAFRATLEEVTDADIILHVRDIANPDHAAQAQDVLAVLEELGVSSETTPIIELWNKIDLLEAGNLALATAAPAGKVIAAMPVSAHTGQGLDALLLEIEKTLGEQGRTYQVHVPHAAGSDIGWLHSHVEVISREEPTEQGSDFVVRVDPRHRSEFLERFNGRISAPEL
- the mazG gene encoding nucleoside triphosphate pyrophosphohydrolase produces the protein MQPSRDISRLIDIMAALRNPDGGCAWDLEQDFRSIRHYTIEEAYEVADAIEREDFADLREELGDLLLQPIYHAQMAKEAGHFDIGDVVYAITEKLVRRHPHVFGDVVADGADDAQNRWEAIKAKERAAKAERKGEAEPSLLDDVPQVLPALARAEKLTKRAAKVGFDWPDMAAVRAKVAEELAEVAQAEASGDHAALREEIGDLLFAVANLARKANIDPEAALRDANSKFTRRFHYVEKRCREDGIAPDAAGLDRLDSYWNEVRAADKG